The sequence GCCGTTCGTGAAGCCGAACCCCTCGCCCGGCTCCCACAGCATGGGGGTGCGCACCGGGTCCCGGCCCTTCGCGCCGGGGTTTCTGACCGCGATGGGGTCCTGGGCGGAGTCGTCGGCCAGTTCGCCGTCGTCCAGGCCGAGCTCGTCGCCCTGGTACAGGAACGGGACGCCCGGCAGACCGCAGAGCAACGTCAGGTAGGCGCGCGCCCGCCGGGCGCCGAGCTCGCCGCCACCGAAGCGGGTCGCCGCCCGCGGGTCGTCGTGACTGCCGAGCGGCCACGCGAAGTTCTCCCCGGCCGCCTCGAGCAGCCCGCCGAGTGTGGTGCGGATCTCCTCGACGTCCCAGGCGGTGTGCAGGGTCGCGAACGCGAACGCGAGATGGAGTCCGTCGCGGCGTTCGACGTAGCGGCGGAGGCGGTCGGTCTCGAGCAGGTACACCTCGCCGAGCAGCATGGCGTCGTGCTTGCTCGCGACCTGGTTCCACTCGCGGTAGATGTCGAGGACGCCTTCCTGGTCCTGGTCGAAGCGGTGGTCGAACGAGCGGAACCGCTCACGAGGCGAGGCGTCGGGCCCGACCTCGCGCAGGACCGGGTTGTCGCGGAACTGCTCGTCCTTCACCAGGGCGTGGGCGACGTCGATGCGGATCCCGTCGACCCCGCGGGTGAACCAGGTGTCGATGACGTCGACGAAGGCGGCCCGGACGTCCTCGTTGGCCCAGTTGAGGTCCGGCTGCTCCGGCAGGAACAGGTGCATCCAGTACTGCCCGGACGCCTCGTCGTAGGTCCAGGCGGGCCCGCCGAAATTGCTGACCCAGTTGTTCGGCGGACCGCCGTCGGGGGCGGGGTCGCGCCAGACGTACCAGTCCCGGTGGGTCGCGTCGCGTGAGGAGCGTGCGTCTCGGAACCAGGGGTGCTCGCTCGACGAGTGGTTGGGGACCAGATCGAAGATCACCTTCAGTCCCAGCTCGTGGGCGCGGTCGATCAGCGCGACGGCGTCGTCGACGCTGCCGTACGTCGGTTCGACGCCGAGGTAGTCCGAGACGTCGTAGCCGTGGTCGGCCTGCGGCGAGGGGTAGAACGGCGTGATCCACACCAGGTCGACGCCCAGGTCTGCCAGGTACGGCAGGCGCTGCCGG comes from Egicoccus sp. AB-alg6-2 and encodes:
- a CDS encoding alpha-amylase family glycosyl hydrolase, encoding MTWWQGAVGYEIYVRSFADSDGDGVGDLPGIRQRLPYLADLGVDLVWITPFYPSPQADHGYDVSDYLGVEPTYGSVDDAVALIDRAHELGLKVIFDLVPNHSSSEHPWFRDARSSRDATHRDWYVWRDPAPDGGPPNNWVSNFGGPAWTYDEASGQYWMHLFLPEQPDLNWANEDVRAAFVDVIDTWFTRGVDGIRIDVAHALVKDEQFRDNPVLREVGPDASPRERFRSFDHRFDQDQEGVLDIYREWNQVASKHDAMLLGEVYLLETDRLRRYVERRDGLHLAFAFATLHTAWDVEEIRTTLGGLLEAAGENFAWPLGSHDDPRAATRFGGGELGARRARAYLTLLCGLPGVPFLYQGDELGLDDGELADDSAQDPIAVRNPGAKGRDPVRTPMLWEPGEGFGFTNGAPWLPFGDNRRPEHTVAAQTGRAGSPLERTRELLRARRALPALRDGSTWSWLTDAGPVLALLRSERRGEADEPADIVVALHVGSDAASDAVAELTLPRSGRLAYASADGATVSGATLRLPADTAVFVELAP